The genome window TGTTGTCCAATTAAAGGCTCTAACATTTCAAAGAATTTTTCCATTTCTTCTGCTAGCTTGTTTCTTTCTTTTGAACTTCTGACATCATACGTTTTAATAATAGGAAGTTGAATACCATTACCAGCATCGCTTGCTATTCCATCCATTTGAATTAACGCACGCACTCCCATAATTTGACTGCTATCTGTACTTTTTAATCCTTTTTTAATAGCAAATTGTCTAGTTAATGCCTGATTTACTCTTTCAACTAAAAAATCGTTTTCGTTATAAACAACATAATGATTAAAGCCATCAATATCCGATAAGCCCTTAAAATCAGGAATTTTAACTACGTTTGCAATCAACATATTGACCGCATTTTGTGACTTGTTTGTATGCACATCAGTCAAATAGATTTCACAATCTTTATCGTCTGTTGCCAGTACGTAGTCTTTTTCCACCATTTCCTTAAGAGATTGCTTAATGCCTTCATCCGAAACATCAAGAAATACTTTAAAATTCTCCAAGGGGCTCTCCTCATTTAACATATAGCTCGTTCATATTTCGATTCTATCTAAAATTTCTTGAGTTTTAAGGTGTCAAAATAAGAGGGAGAGAAAAAAGGGTAAATCAAGCAATTTTTTTCAGAATCACCCCAAAGAAGCCGTCTAGATCATCCGGATTGCCGGAATAGATAAGTAATTCATTTTCACGGGTCACATACTTCTTATAAAAGTCATGAATTCTTTCAGATGGGTTTATTTTTTCAAAGTCAGGATGTTTTTCTAGAAATTGGTTAATTTGCTGTGTTGTTTCCTCTATTTCAAAACTGCAAACGATATAGATAAGCTCTCCGCCCACCACTACATTTTTTGCCAATCCATCAAGAAGTCTGGCTTGTTCGATGGCACAATTTTGAATATCACTCAGCGTTCTTAACCATTTGATTTCCGGATGCCTGCGAATGACTCCCATCGCAGAACAAGGAGCATCTAGCAAAATTTTATTAAATTTTTTGCCAATACATTGTTCAACAGCATCGCCATGCAAAATTTGCGCACCCTCTAAACCAACTCGAGTAAAATTCTCGCGGAGAATTTTTAACCGTTTTTGCGCAAAATCACACACTGTTAAATTTTCTGGTTGTAACCCTGAATCCCACAAGTAAATAGATTTTCCTCCAGGTGCGGCACAAGCATCTAGGCACAAGTCGGTTGGAGACGGTTGCACTAAGCAAGTAGCTAATTGTGCTGCTTCATCCTGAACAATATAGCAACCTTTTTTAAAGGCTTCACAATCGTTAAATTTAGGTAACGTTTCAATCCTTAAAGTTCCAGGCAGCGGTCGCCAAGAGCTTTCAATGGATTGAGTTTTTAACAAATATGTAGCTAAATCCTTTTCGGAATTTGGCAATTCATTTCGAGTAATTTGGCGTAAACTATTTTTAGGTATTCGATTATTATTTGACAATAAATATTCAAATCTTTCTAAAGTGAGTTGTTTGTACCAACGCTCAACCATCCATTGAGGAAAAGAATGATGCATGGAATAATATTCAACTGCTTGCGTTACTTTATCTGGTTTAGGAAAGTATTCAGATTTTTTTGCTACTCTTCTTAAAATTGCATTTACTAAAGATGCAGCATTTGGCACACCCACCTGCTTTATAGCTTCAACAGTTTCAGATACAGCTGCTCTTTCCGGAACCCTATCCATATAATAAATTTGATATGTACCTATTCTTAAAGCATTTGCTACTCTTGGATCTAAACTGGAAAACGATCTGTCTAACATGTGAGACATAATCCAATCCATTTTTGCAAGCCAACGTAACGAACCAAAAACCATTTCATAAATAAAAGCTTTATCGAGGGGGCGTAAATTAGGATGACTCGCAAACAGTTTTTCCAAAGCAACATCTGAATGGATATTACGGGTTAAAACGTGTGTTAAAGCATCAATGGCAATTGCCCTTGTCAGGGAGCCAGAGCGGGTTGACATAGTTAAAACTCCAAAAAATTTCTTTGAATTCAAATTCTTGCCTATGAATGTTCAAAGTTTGGCAATATAATTGGTTTAAGAGTTTCTTCAGTGTTGCATTGCAAACACTTCCAGGCAAATGAAGAAAAAAAAGCACCACATCTCGCACAACTATGTGAAAGATATCCTATTTTTGCAGCTTCACTGAGTTGGACAATGGAAGCTAAATACCCTTTATTTTCTCCTAGAATTGCAAGCACATCATCCAAATACTTGCTTTTTTGAAACTCAGGTGACTTCTCTAACAGAAGAGTGGCATGAAAGATAGATGCCCAAAGGAATTTTTGCGCATTAATTTCTAATTTATCCTTCTGTAAGACAGATTTAAATTCATTTTGCACTATTACATAACTCGGTATTACCTCTTTTTCTTGACTCATTTTTAAAATAATTTCAGCCAAATATTTAGCAACTGCAGCTGGAGAGATCTTTGAACTTTTATAAATTTCATTTAACGCTTCCAAAACTGCCGCAAATGCCATCCATTTCGTCTTCATATCTGCAGATGAGTTCGACCAAAAATCTTGGGTTGTTGCCTGCCACAACAAAATCATAGCGCGCGCAGAATGTCCATTCCATCTTAAAGCAGTTCTAGCCAAATCAATGGTTTTTTCTATTTTATCTTTTTCAGGTAACTGAACTTCAGCAATTTTTGAAATAGCATGAGCAATCTGTAACCTTACTTTATTATCAGATTGAATGCGAACAGAATTTAAAATACCTAATAATTTATCAGGCAAATGACCTAAAGTACAAACATGTAAAAGGTGCTCAAACACTTGGAAATTATTTGTATCTCTTTTGTATAATTCATACGCAGTATCGAATGCTCGAAGATATAAGCCTAGTGAAGCGTATACTTGTGATAATTCAAAAAGAGCCCTATTCGTTTCTTGTTTTGAAACTGATTCGTTTGTTAAAATTTCGATATAAATATTTATTGCCTCTTTTGAATTTCCAATTTGAAAAAAATTACGGGCTAACACAAATGCTTCTGATATTTTTATAAGTCTTTTTAATTGTTGATAAATAAGATGTACTTCGGAATTTAGAAATTCATCACTTGGAAAGGAACCACTTTCATGTAAAATTTTAAGTTTTGGGTGCAAATTTGGAGTAATTTTTTGTTCATTAGAAGCATAATGCGAAATTTTCCGAAAACGCCTCCTAAATGTTCGCCATAATGACGGAAAAAGAATACCAAAGACAATACCAACCGAAAGACCTGCGGCAAGAAAAAAACTCGCTTCAAAAGTATCCCACATAGGTAAGCCATCATTAACCGTTGTGGTAAATTGTCTAGCCACTTATATTCTCCTATATTGAGATTTAAAAAAGTCTAGCATATGCTTCTCTCTTTGTCGTCCCTAGTATTGACCAATCTGTTAAATATTAAGGAACAGATTTTTGCAATCACCTTTTTAAGAAGAAAAATTTAAAAGATTAATTTCTGAGAATTTGCTAAATAAGAAAAAGATAGACTTTTACGGGGGGTCTGCATGACCGAAATGATTTCAAAACAAAATCGAATTATTATAGCTATTCCAGCGCGCTTAGGCTCAACTCGATTACCAGGGAAACCTCTTTTAAAAATAGGTAATTCAAGTATAATTTCTTTAGTCGCGCAAAAAGCAAATCAATTAGCAATAAAAATTCAAAATGAATTAAATATTCCAACAGAATTGATTGTCGCAACAGACGATCAAAAAATTTATACAGAAGTAAACCAATTAAATATAAAAGTTGTAATGACAGATTCAAACTTGAAAAATGGAACTGAAAGAGTTTTCGTTGCAGTTCAAAGTATAAATGAAAAAATGCATTTAAACTCAGATGATTTAATCATTAACATACAAGGAGATGAGCCTTTCTTTTCTGTTAATGATATTTTTGAGCTGACAAAACAAATGCTAATTAATGACTCAACACCAATGGGAACAATGGCGTTTAAAAGAAATGAACTGGAGTTGTTTTTTAGCAGTTCTGTTGTCAAAGTTGTGAAAGATAAAAATTCAAATGCCCTTTACTTTTCTAGAGCACCCATTCCTTTTCCTAAGGATTTGCTAGGAGCAACTGGGTCTGATTGGCTAAATAAAATACCTCAACTAAAAAGTAATTCTTTTATTTTCTATCATCATGTGGGGGTCTATGCTTTTCGTTACTTTGCACTAAAAAAATTTGCTACCGAATTAACAACGAGTGCTTTGGAAGCGGATGAAAGTTTAGAACAACTGAGAGCGATGGATGCTGGCTGGAAAATATTAGTTACAGATTGCCAACACCCACCATTTGGTATTGATACTCCTGAAGATCTAAGAAAAGCACAAAATTATGAAAAAAAATAATTTTTATTGCATTAAATTTATATACTCAATGATTCTATTTCTATTCATTACATATAATAATACAATTTTTTCCGTTCCACTTAGTTTCTTACAAAATAATGGAACAAATATGAAAGAAGCCGAGTGGCAAACATTAGAATCAAATAATTTTATTATTTATTTTCCTAAAGAAGCAAAAGACATTGCAAGTTACTCTATTCAATCTTTAGAAAAAAGTTATCCTTATTTGTCTTTTTTAATGGGAACAAAATTAGATAATAATTCTCTTATAAATTTAAATAGAAATAAAGACAATACCTTATTCTCTAAATTTTCAAAAATACCTTTTATAATTGGAAACCAATATGATGGAGCAGGTTTTGCAAATCCCGTTACTTTAAATATAGAAGCACAAATTTTACATAATCGAACTTCTTCTTTTTTTCAGCATGAATTAGTTCATAGACTTATGTACGAACACAACGATTTATCTGTAGGCCCAATTGGCAGGCTTTTCAGTTTAGCAATGATGCCTACATGGTGGATTGAAGGATTAGCAGAATATTTAACAAATAGTGTTGGAGAACATAATGCTATTAACGTTCTTAAAACTATGGCATTACAACAGCATTGGCCTTCATGGGAGAGACTACATTCACTTTATAAAGCAGATGATGATACTAATTTAAGAGGATATGTTATTTCTGGATATTTTTTAGGATATATTTTCTCAAAAGTAAAAAATAAAGATCTCTATCAAATACATCAAGAAATATCCCATCAAACTGTAATACCGCCATTTTATAATGCAGTTGATAGTTGGTTAAAAGAAAATTTAGGAAAAACTGCTGAAGAATTATATGTTGATTTTAAAGGAGAACAAGAAAAATATTGGAAAAATAAAACTACAAATTTACCAAACTTTGTGTCTCAAGAAAATCTAAAAAATAAAATTGGACAAAAATATATTTTTCCTTTAATTAATATCGATAACAAAACTTACTTTTCTAAACTTACATCCAATAAATCTCCTTATAGTAGCGCTTTATTTTCTCAAGAGCATGATGGAAAAGAGAAAAGAATTCCAGTCAATTTTTTTGGTTCCAGCATATTTGCTACTAATAATTCTAACCCTTTAGAATTAGTTACTTCAACAATAGATTATTATTCTAATGGAAAGATTGGACATAACATTCAAGTAGTATCTAACATAGAAAATATATCGAACACTAGTAAAAGTAATTACACAGCTAAAACCGTTAGTTTATCAACAGAACAAAGTGCATTTTTTATAGATTCAATAACAGCAATTGAAAACAAAAAATACATAATATCTGGAGTATCTAATGGCAATACGGAACTTAAAATACTTAATTTAGAAAAAGATCAAATTGATTTTATAGAAAAATTTAATTTTCCCAAAAATATAAAAGTTTTATATAGTGTAAATAATACAGAATGCTTTTACTATATTTTAGATTCTGATGAAAATTTAACTTCCTTAAAGAAACAATGCATCAGCAACAATAAAATATTACCAGCAACAGAAATTATTCCTG of Pigmentibacter sp. JX0631 contains these proteins:
- the rsmB gene encoding 16S rRNA (cytosine(967)-C(5))-methyltransferase RsmB gives rise to the protein MSTRSGSLTRAIAIDALTHVLTRNIHSDVALEKLFASHPNLRPLDKAFIYEMVFGSLRWLAKMDWIMSHMLDRSFSSLDPRVANALRIGTYQIYYMDRVPERAAVSETVEAIKQVGVPNAASLVNAILRRVAKKSEYFPKPDKVTQAVEYYSMHHSFPQWMVERWYKQLTLERFEYLLSNNNRIPKNSLRQITRNELPNSEKDLATYLLKTQSIESSWRPLPGTLRIETLPKFNDCEAFKKGCYIVQDEAAQLATCLVQPSPTDLCLDACAAPGGKSIYLWDSGLQPENLTVCDFAQKRLKILRENFTRVGLEGAQILHGDAVEQCIGKKFNKILLDAPCSAMGVIRRHPEIKWLRTLSDIQNCAIEQARLLDGLAKNVVVGGELIYIVCSFEIEETTQQINQFLEKHPDFEKINPSERIHDFYKKYVTRENELLIYSGNPDDLDGFFGVILKKIA
- the kdsB gene encoding 3-deoxy-manno-octulosonate cytidylyltransferase: MTEMISKQNRIIIAIPARLGSTRLPGKPLLKIGNSSIISLVAQKANQLAIKIQNELNIPTELIVATDDQKIYTEVNQLNIKVVMTDSNLKNGTERVFVAVQSINEKMHLNSDDLIINIQGDEPFFSVNDIFELTKQMLINDSTPMGTMAFKRNELELFFSSSVVKVVKDKNSNALYFSRAPIPFPKDLLGATGSDWLNKIPQLKSNSFIFYHHVGVYAFRYFALKKFATELTTSALEADESLEQLRAMDAGWKILVTDCQHPPFGIDTPEDLRKAQNYEKK